A genome region from Myroides fluvii includes the following:
- a CDS encoding Crp/Fnr family transcriptional regulator, with translation MDILLESIAKHVTLTEVEQKIVLDSFESHRYSAKEKTLIEGEICYNSTFVISGILRNYFVDDQIVEHTVSFATNGWWIADMYSFLSQKPGKSYIEVVEDAMVLTMTRTQQLNLFDQVPKMERYFRILIERSLIANQQRLMDNLSLTAEERYERFCERFPDIKHCLPQKQIASYLGITPEFFSKLKKRILTAK, from the coding sequence GTGGATATACTATTAGAAAGCATTGCGAAGCATGTAACCTTGACAGAAGTAGAGCAAAAAATTGTATTGGATTCCTTTGAATCCCATCGTTATAGTGCCAAAGAAAAAACCCTAATCGAAGGGGAAATTTGCTATAATTCTACTTTTGTAATCTCAGGAATATTGAGAAACTACTTTGTTGATGATCAGATCGTCGAGCATACCGTTAGTTTTGCTACTAATGGATGGTGGATTGCCGATATGTACAGCTTTTTATCTCAAAAACCGGGAAAATCCTATATTGAGGTAGTTGAAGATGCTATGGTCTTAACTATGACTCGTACTCAACAGCTCAATCTCTTTGACCAAGTTCCAAAAATGGAACGTTATTTCCGCATCCTTATTGAACGATCACTAATCGCCAATCAACAACGCTTGATGGATAACCTTTCACTAACCGCTGAAGAGCGTTATGAGCGCTTCTGCGAGCGTTTCCCGGATATTAAACACTGTTTACCACAAAAGCAAATTGCGTCCTATTTAGGGATTACCCCTGAATTTTTTAGCAAATTAAAAAAGCGAATCCTAACCGCGAAATAG
- the apaG gene encoding Co2+/Mg2+ efflux protein ApaG — protein MVSKQTKGVNVTVVTLYEGFFQRGNSMQFAFSYEITIENQSDSTIQIHSRYWEIYDSLNTKEIVEGLGVVGEQPFILPQEKYTYSSGCVLTSTSGAMQGYYNVIRTDNQQMISIEIPFFKLIAPFILN, from the coding sequence ATGGTATCAAAACAAACCAAAGGAGTAAATGTAACAGTAGTAACATTGTATGAAGGTTTTTTTCAGCGTGGCAATAGCATGCAATTTGCTTTTAGTTATGAAATCACCATCGAAAATCAGAGCGATTCTACCATTCAAATTCACTCGCGTTATTGGGAAATTTACGACTCGCTCAATACCAAAGAAATTGTAGAAGGCTTAGGGGTTGTGGGAGAACAACCCTTCATTTTACCCCAAGAGAAGTACACCTATAGCAGCGGTTGTGTATTGACGTCAACTTCAGGGGCGATGCAGGGGTATTACAACGTAATCCGAACAGATAATCAGCAAATGATCAGCATTGAGATTCCCTTTTTTAAACTGATTGCACCCTTTATTTTAAATTAG
- a CDS encoding universal stress protein, which produces MMETNKALNIIVGLDLSEMDHYLIQYAKILDHILNVAQITFIHNLKLGELPKELIEEEQIKLIQQRIHKRIEEQISATEITYPYDIVVTMENYSEIAFSTLTKQKNYDLLLLGNKQQLTGNGALANKLIRLLPSATLLVPETFHVPIETVIDAIDFSRYTNSIMLWADRFKNNSKGQRIKHSAVHISKSYWSYLPMMTERELDKISLEDIREKEEKWNQAYAQYTDIDIVPAKNQNVAAALIQYAKTKKADLMILGVKGSAGIKDIILGSVANHVLHRPTDTCLLFVKPLIGKK; this is translated from the coding sequence ATGATGGAAACAAACAAAGCACTCAATATAATAGTTGGCTTAGACCTCTCTGAGATGGATCACTATTTGATTCAATATGCCAAAATACTCGACCATATTCTAAACGTAGCACAAATCACCTTTATTCACAATTTAAAATTAGGTGAACTACCCAAAGAATTGATTGAAGAAGAACAAATAAAACTCATACAGCAAAGAATACACAAACGGATAGAAGAGCAAATTAGTGCGACTGAAATCACCTATCCATACGATATTGTGGTGACAATGGAGAACTATTCAGAAATTGCCTTTTCAACCCTTACAAAGCAAAAGAACTACGACTTACTGTTGTTGGGAAACAAGCAACAATTGACCGGAAATGGCGCTTTGGCCAACAAACTCATTCGCCTATTGCCTTCAGCTACACTTCTTGTTCCTGAAACCTTTCACGTTCCCATTGAAACAGTTATTGACGCCATCGATTTCTCTCGCTACACGAATTCAATTATGCTGTGGGCCGATCGATTCAAAAACAATTCTAAGGGACAGCGAATCAAGCATTCTGCAGTGCATATTTCCAAATCGTATTGGAGCTATCTGCCGATGATGACAGAACGGGAATTGGACAAAATTTCGCTAGAAGACATTAGAGAAAAAGAAGAAAAATGGAACCAAGCCTATGCACAATATACCGATATCGATATTGTTCCTGCTAAAAATCAGAATGTGGCTGCAGCCCTAATTCAATACGCCAAAACCAAAAAAGCAGATCTAATGATTTTAGGGGTAAAAGGATCTGCGGGTATTAAGGACATTATTTTGGGAAGTGTAGCCAATCACGTCCTTCATCGTCCTACTGATACTTGTTTGCTTTTTGTCAAACCACTTATTGGAAAGAAGTGA
- the rsmG gene encoding 16S rRNA (guanine(527)-N(7))-methyltransferase RsmG, translating to MEEILKYFPNLTPEQIAQFEQLEAVYHEWNAKINVISRKDIQELYVKHVLHSLGVAKVMEFVPGSSVMDVGTGGGFPGIPLAIMFPETKFYLIDIIAKKIRVVNEVVQALGLTNVVAEQKRAETVEEKFDFIVSRAVTNMPDFVKWIRHKTKKENNHEFENGILYLKGGDLTEELQDFPKAVQFDLSNIFDNEFFETKKVVYLPLKYKG from the coding sequence ATGGAAGAAATTTTAAAATATTTCCCTAATCTTACCCCAGAACAAATCGCACAATTTGAACAATTGGAAGCTGTATATCATGAATGGAATGCGAAAATTAACGTTATTTCTAGAAAGGATATACAGGAATTATACGTAAAGCATGTTTTGCATTCTTTGGGTGTTGCCAAAGTCATGGAATTTGTTCCCGGAAGTAGTGTGATGGACGTTGGAACAGGAGGAGGTTTTCCAGGTATTCCCTTGGCTATTATGTTTCCAGAGACAAAATTCTATTTGATTGATATTATTGCAAAAAAAATACGTGTAGTTAATGAGGTAGTGCAAGCCTTGGGGTTGACGAATGTAGTAGCAGAACAAAAACGAGCGGAAACCGTAGAGGAAAAATTTGACTTTATCGTGAGTCGTGCGGTTACTAATATGCCCGATTTTGTCAAGTGGATTCGCCATAAAACGAAAAAGGAAAATAACCACGAATTCGAAAATGGTATCTTATATTTAAAAGGAGGAGACTTAACAGAAGAATTGCAAGATTTTCCTAAAGCCGTTCAGTTCGATTTGAGCAATATCTTTGACAATGAATTTTTTGAGACCAAAAAAGTGGTGTATCTACCGTTGAAATACAAAGGGTAA
- a CDS encoding pirin family protein, whose amino-acid sequence MDNFILYPADTRGFADHGWLKSHHTFSFANYRNNDRVHFGVLRVLNDDYVAPGMGFGTHPHENMEIISIPLKGSLAHQDSMGHGQTINVNEIQVMSAGTGVQHSEFNPSETEASEFLQIWVFPNKLHVTPRYQQLPLDVANRKNNWDQILSPNPEDAGAWIHQNAWFHLANLDQNKGLNYELKDKTNGIYLFVLEGSITANNQTLNRRDAIGIWDIDSLQVQATADAQLLLMEIPMELPSYLQ is encoded by the coding sequence ATGGATAATTTTATTTTATACCCCGCAGATACAAGAGGATTTGCCGACCACGGTTGGTTGAAATCACACCACACGTTTAGCTTTGCTAACTATAGAAACAATGACCGTGTACACTTCGGTGTTTTACGTGTTCTCAATGATGATTATGTAGCACCAGGCATGGGATTTGGAACTCATCCCCATGAAAATATGGAGATTATCTCAATTCCGTTGAAAGGAAGTCTAGCACATCAAGATAGCATGGGACATGGACAGACGATTAACGTCAATGAAATTCAGGTGATGAGTGCAGGTACAGGGGTTCAACACAGTGAGTTTAACCCTAGTGAAACAGAAGCGAGTGAATTCTTGCAAATTTGGGTATTTCCCAATAAACTTCACGTCACACCGCGCTATCAACAATTGCCCTTAGACGTGGCGAATAGAAAAAACAATTGGGATCAGATTCTATCTCCTAATCCTGAGGATGCAGGAGCGTGGATTCACCAAAATGCCTGGTTTCATTTAGCAAACTTGGATCAAAATAAAGGACTAAACTACGAGCTGAAAGATAAAACCAACGGAATTTATCTCTTTGTATTAGAAGGGAGCATCACAGCGAACAACCAAACATTAAATCGCAGAGATGCCATCGGAATTTGGGATATTGATTCCCTTCAAGTACAAGCAACGGCTGATGCACAACTATTATTAATGGAGATTCCGATGGAATTGCCAAGTTACTTACAATAA
- a CDS encoding pyridoxal phosphate-dependent aminotransferase: protein METQVLSDRINNLTTSQTLAMAAKARELKEQGIDIISLSLGEPDFNTPDFIKEAAIQAIQDNYSKYPPVEGYLELRQAISNKFKRDNNLNYTANQIVVSTGAKQALFNVAQAMINPGDEVIIPAPFWVSYAEIVKIAEGIPVEVSTTIDTDFKITAQQLEEAITPQTKMVWFSSPCNPSGSVYSKTELEAIAAVLEKHPAIYILSDEIYEHIIFDSAYCSIGSIGNLIERTITVNGISKAFAMTGYRIGYIGAPEFIAKACAKMQGQVTSGANTIAQRATITAVNADPSVLKDMVSAFKNRRDIVVNLLREIPGVKVNVPDGAFYLFPDVSAFFGKTLQGVTINNANDLSMYLLDKAYVATVTGDAFGNPNCIRLSYATSEDQLTEALKRMKEALK from the coding sequence ATGGAAACTCAAGTTCTATCAGATAGAATCAACAATCTTACAACTTCACAGACTTTAGCGATGGCCGCAAAAGCTCGCGAGCTAAAAGAACAAGGAATAGACATCATCAGCTTGAGTCTTGGTGAACCAGATTTTAATACACCTGACTTTATCAAAGAAGCAGCTATTCAAGCAATCCAGGATAACTATAGTAAATACCCTCCTGTTGAAGGATATTTAGAGTTAAGACAGGCGATTAGCAACAAATTCAAAAGAGATAACAATCTAAACTATACAGCCAACCAAATTGTCGTTTCGACAGGAGCTAAACAAGCGTTATTCAATGTAGCTCAAGCGATGATCAATCCTGGAGACGAGGTGATCATTCCCGCTCCTTTTTGGGTGAGTTATGCTGAAATCGTAAAAATTGCAGAAGGTATTCCCGTAGAAGTTTCAACAACGATCGACACCGATTTTAAAATTACGGCTCAACAGTTGGAAGAGGCAATTACACCTCAAACCAAAATGGTGTGGTTCAGTTCACCTTGTAACCCAAGTGGATCTGTTTACAGCAAAACAGAATTGGAAGCTATTGCTGCTGTACTAGAAAAACACCCCGCTATTTACATCCTTTCAGATGAAATTTACGAACACATCATTTTTGACAGTGCTTATTGCAGTATTGGTTCAATTGGCAATCTAATTGAGCGTACCATTACAGTAAACGGAATTTCGAAAGCCTTTGCTATGACAGGATACCGTATCGGTTATATCGGTGCCCCAGAATTCATTGCAAAAGCTTGTGCTAAAATGCAAGGACAGGTAACTTCGGGTGCCAATACAATTGCACAACGCGCAACGATCACAGCCGTTAACGCAGATCCAAGTGTATTAAAAGACATGGTAAGCGCCTTCAAAAATAGAAGAGATATAGTAGTAAACTTATTGAGAGAAATCCCAGGAGTAAAAGTAAATGTACCAGATGGTGCGTTCTACCTATTCCCAGATGTATCTGCTTTCTTTGGAAAAACGCTACAAGGAGTAACCATTAACAACGCAAACGATTTATCGATGTATTTATTAGATAAAGCCTATGTTGCAACCGTTACAGGTGATGCCTTTGGAAATCCAAATTGTATCCGCCTTTCTTATGCAACAAGCGAAGATCAATTGACAGAAGCACTAAAGCGAATGAAAGAGGCTTTGAAATAG
- a CDS encoding BCCT family transporter, whose product MFKKLRDRKQLVINPPVFTTSIFLIILLLAICLLFPNKVGDWFHIGQLAVTENFGWFFILTVNIILIFALFLAFGKYGNIRLGGDDAEPEFSKPSWFAMLFSTGMGIGIMFFSIGEPVSHFFNPPRATDGDTNTAIQAMEFTSLHWGLHAWAIYAIVGLALAFFSFNKKLPMTFRSLLYPFLKEKIHGWWGHTIDILSTLATVFGLSTSLGLGVTQIAAGLQYLYGWEISPLMQAGIIIGVISVATISVLSGLDKGVKLLSNVNMYLASGFMLLIFITGPTLFILKGYVQNTGSYLANFIDISTWNDTYGGSGWQNIWTIFYWAWWIAWSPFVGSFIARISKGRTIKEFILGVLIVPGLITLLWMNVFGGSALHTILEGDMTMVVAVKEDISTALFVFLENFPLTNFLSLVAIILIFFFFITSSDSGSLVIDNITSGSEGNSPVWQRIFWSFLQGFIAIVLLWGGGLDALQTAVIITGLPFAVILLLMCYSLQKGLQDELNKKAKQLKSKQEKSYKDIISDLIEEQQK is encoded by the coding sequence ATGTTTAAAAAATTACGAGACAGAAAACAACTGGTTATTAACCCACCCGTTTTTACCACCTCCATTTTTCTAATCATTTTACTTCTTGCTATCTGCCTCCTTTTTCCCAATAAAGTGGGCGATTGGTTTCATATTGGACAACTTGCAGTAACTGAAAATTTTGGTTGGTTTTTTATTCTTACCGTTAATATCATCCTCATTTTTGCCCTATTTCTCGCCTTTGGCAAGTATGGAAATATTCGTTTAGGGGGTGATGATGCTGAACCCGAATTTTCCAAACCTTCTTGGTTTGCTATGTTATTTAGTACAGGAATGGGAATCGGAATTATGTTCTTTAGTATTGGAGAACCTGTTTCTCACTTCTTTAATCCTCCTCGCGCTACTGATGGCGATACTAATACCGCAATCCAAGCGATGGAATTTACTAGTTTACACTGGGGTTTACACGCTTGGGCTATCTATGCTATTGTTGGTCTAGCCTTAGCTTTCTTCAGTTTTAACAAGAAACTACCCATGACCTTCCGCTCTTTATTATATCCTTTTTTAAAGGAAAAAATTCACGGTTGGTGGGGACATACCATTGATATCTTATCCACTTTAGCCACCGTATTCGGTCTATCCACTTCCTTGGGACTAGGGGTAACCCAAATTGCTGCCGGATTACAATACCTCTATGGTTGGGAAATATCCCCTTTAATGCAAGCGGGAATTATTATTGGCGTAATTAGTGTCGCTACAATCTCCGTTCTATCTGGATTGGACAAAGGGGTCAAACTTTTGAGTAATGTCAATATGTATTTGGCTTCTGGTTTTATGCTGCTCATTTTCATCACAGGGCCTACCCTTTTTATTCTAAAAGGATATGTACAAAATACGGGATCCTATTTGGCGAACTTTATTGATATTAGTACGTGGAATGATACCTACGGAGGTTCCGGATGGCAAAATATTTGGACGATTTTCTATTGGGCTTGGTGGATTGCTTGGTCTCCTTTTGTAGGTAGCTTTATTGCGCGAATTTCAAAAGGACGCACCATTAAAGAATTCATTTTAGGCGTTCTAATCGTACCCGGGTTAATTACCCTGCTATGGATGAATGTATTTGGAGGAAGTGCCTTACACACCATTTTAGAAGGCGATATGACGATGGTAGTCGCTGTTAAAGAAGATATTTCAACAGCTCTCTTTGTCTTTTTAGAAAACTTTCCTCTCACAAACTTTCTATCCCTAGTTGCCATCATTCTTATTTTCTTTTTCTTTATTACCTCTTCGGATTCTGGATCTTTAGTTATCGATAACATTACCTCAGGGAGTGAAGGGAATTCTCCCGTTTGGCAACGTATATTCTGGTCCTTTTTACAAGGATTTATTGCCATCGTATTACTATGGGGTGGCGGTTTAGATGCCTTACAAACCGCTGTAATTATAACCGGACTCCCCTTTGCCGTTATCCTCCTGCTCATGTGTTACAGCTTGCAAAAAGGGTTACAAGATGAATTGAATAAAAAGGCCAAACAATTGAAGTCGAAACAAGAAAAGAGTTACAAGGATATTATCTCTGATTTAATCGAAGAACAGCAAAAATAA
- a CDS encoding YceI family protein: protein METKIWNIDTTHTSIGFKIKHMMFTNVRGNFTDYQATINLVNDNLEESTLQFEAQTASIDTNNTDRDNHLKSADFFDAEQYPTVTFTSTKIEKKGEAHYVVEGTLTMHGVSKTVKLNAEYSGIIQDPWGNAKIALALNGKVNRKDWNLNWNTTLETGGLLVSEEVNFDIETQFVLA, encoded by the coding sequence ATGGAAACTAAAATTTGGAACATTGACACTACACACACTTCAATTGGCTTTAAAATTAAACACATGATGTTTACCAATGTAAGAGGAAATTTCACCGATTATCAAGCAACAATCAACCTAGTAAATGATAATTTAGAAGAAAGCACACTACAATTTGAGGCTCAAACAGCTTCAATTGACACAAACAATACAGATCGTGACAACCACTTAAAAAGTGCTGATTTCTTTGATGCAGAACAATACCCTACTGTAACTTTTACCTCAACTAAAATTGAGAAAAAAGGAGAAGCCCATTATGTAGTAGAAGGTACTTTAACCATGCACGGTGTAAGTAAAACTGTAAAATTAAATGCAGAATACAGCGGTATCATTCAAGATCCATGGGGAAATGCTAAAATTGCTTTAGCCCTAAATGGTAAAGTGAATAGAAAAGACTGGAATTTAAACTGGAACACCACACTAGAAACAGGTGGTTTATTAGTAAGCGAAGAAGTTAATTTTGATATAGAAACACAATTTGTATTAGCTTAA
- the pruA gene encoding L-glutamate gamma-semialdehyde dehydrogenase, whose product MSKGFYKVPSAINEPVKSYAPGTQERELTLNSFKEQYSQLVDIPLYIGGEEIRTGNTKDLFPPFDHKHKLGVYHQADKALVEKAIATALEARTKWAAMPWEHRAAIFLKAAELLAGPYRAKINAATMIAQAKTLHQAEIDAACEFIDFLRFNVEYMAQIYSEQPLSVDGVWNRLEHRPLEGFVYAITPFNFTAISGNLPSSVAMMGNVVVWKPSATQIYSAQVIVEVFKLAGLPDGVINVVYGDSAMITDTLLASPDFAGIHFTGSTGVFNSMWTKIGQNINNYKTYPRIVGETGGKDYVLAHPSSNAKEVAVALTRGAFEYQGQKCSAASRAYIPASLWPQVKDFMAADLATIKMGSPVDPSNFVSSVISESSFDKLAKAIEAAKDAKDAEVVLGGSYDKSVGYFVQPTVILTSNPKYDTMETELFGPVLTIYVYEDAKWAETLKLVDETSAYALTGAIFSQCRYAIAEATEALVNSAGNFYINDKPTGAVVGQQPFGGARASGTNDKAGSILNLLRWVSPRTIKETFVPAKDYKYPFLG is encoded by the coding sequence ATGTCAAAAGGATTCTACAAAGTTCCAAGTGCTATTAATGAGCCTGTAAAATCATACGCGCCAGGAACGCAAGAGAGAGAATTGACTTTGAACTCTTTCAAAGAGCAATATAGCCAATTAGTTGATATTCCATTATATATTGGTGGAGAAGAAATCAGAACTGGAAATACAAAAGATTTATTCCCACCTTTTGATCACAAACATAAACTAGGTGTTTACCACCAAGCAGACAAAGCCTTAGTTGAAAAAGCAATTGCTACAGCTTTAGAAGCAAGAACAAAATGGGCAGCAATGCCATGGGAACACAGAGCGGCTATTTTCTTAAAAGCGGCTGAATTATTAGCAGGCCCTTACCGTGCTAAAATTAATGCGGCTACGATGATTGCTCAAGCAAAAACTCTACACCAAGCAGAGATTGATGCGGCTTGTGAATTCATCGACTTCTTGAGATTCAACGTAGAATATATGGCTCAAATTTATTCCGAGCAACCGCTATCTGTTGATGGAGTTTGGAATAGATTAGAACACCGACCATTAGAAGGTTTTGTATACGCAATTACTCCATTTAACTTTACGGCAATCTCTGGAAACTTACCGTCTTCAGTTGCAATGATGGGGAACGTTGTGGTTTGGAAACCATCTGCTACACAAATTTACTCTGCACAAGTAATTGTAGAAGTATTCAAATTAGCTGGTTTACCTGACGGTGTAATCAACGTAGTTTACGGTGATTCAGCTATGATTACAGATACCCTTTTAGCTAGTCCTGATTTTGCTGGAATTCACTTTACAGGATCAACGGGTGTATTCAACAGCATGTGGACAAAAATTGGACAAAACATCAACAACTATAAAACATACCCAAGAATTGTTGGGGAAACAGGTGGAAAAGACTATGTGTTAGCACACCCATCTTCAAATGCTAAAGAAGTGGCTGTTGCCTTAACAAGAGGAGCTTTCGAATACCAAGGACAAAAGTGTTCTGCAGCTTCAAGAGCGTATATCCCTGCTTCATTATGGCCACAAGTAAAAGACTTTATGGCTGCTGATTTAGCAACAATCAAAATGGGTTCTCCAGTAGATCCTTCTAACTTTGTTTCTTCTGTTATTTCTGAAAGTTCTTTCGACAAATTGGCGAAAGCAATTGAAGCAGCAAAAGATGCAAAAGACGCTGAGGTTGTATTGGGAGGTTCATACGATAAATCTGTAGGTTACTTTGTTCAGCCAACGGTTATCTTAACTTCTAATCCAAAATACGATACAATGGAAACAGAATTATTCGGTCCTGTTTTAACTATTTACGTATACGAGGATGCTAAATGGGCTGAAACATTGAAATTAGTAGATGAGACTTCCGCTTATGCCTTAACTGGAGCAATCTTCTCTCAATGTCGTTATGCAATCGCAGAAGCTACTGAAGCCTTAGTAAACTCGGCTGGTAACTTCTACATCAATGACAAGCCAACAGGTGCTGTTGTAGGTCAACAACCATTTGGTGGAGCAAGAGCTTCTGGTACAAACGACAAAGCAGGTTCTATCTTGAACTTATTGCGTTGGGTATCGCCAAGAACAATCAAAGAAACCTTTGTTCCTGCAAAAGATTACAAATATCCTTTCTTAGGATAA